In Sphingobacterium sp. SYP-B4668, the sequence GCTTGTAAACCACAAACCGGAGGTATTATTGGATAATGCCAAGAGTGCCAACGGCCTTTTGACTGTGGGTACGGATTTGCTGGTACTTGCTGGGCCAGAGTTATGGAAAGTTAATCCCTTGACAAAAGAGACTGTCGTGATAGCCAAAGGATTTGAACACGGTGGCGATGGTATTGAAGCAGTCGGAAATGGCGACTATATCGTGACGTGCTGGGCGGGTGTGATATACTACGTAAAGGCCAATGGTAATTTTGAGAAGATGCTGGATGTGCAGGGACAATTCAACACAGCAGATTTGGGATATGATGCTCAGAAAAGAATTGTATATATACCGACTTTTAATGGGAATAGCGTAATCTCTTATCGACTTGATTAATAGGTTTTTATGTTTTATTTAAAAAGGTGTGTCCTGCCTGATATAGGATTGAACATACCGTCATGAATACTTGTATATAGGCTCAAGTTTATCTAAGTTTGTGGAACAAATTCCAGCTATGAATACGGAGACCCTATACGATTTATATTTGAAGCATCCTTATGTATCTACTGATACACGGAATATCCTACCTGGAGGAATATTCTTTGCTTTGCGAGGTGCTAATTTTAATGGAAATACATTCGCCGATCAAGCATTGGCAGGAGGGGCCAGTTACGTGGTCATTGATGATGCGGCATTCGCGAAGGACGAACGCTATCTTTTGGTGACGGATGTATTGAAGGCATTGCAAGATTTGGCTCTTTTTCACCGAAAGAAATTACAAATACCTGTCATTGGCGTGACCGGAACCAATGGCAAAACGACGACCAAAGAACTGCTTTATGCGACATTATCCCAGCGATTCAGGACTTATGCAACAAAAGGGAATCTAAATAATCACATTGGTGTGCCCTTGACAATCTTGTCCATTGATAACACGATTGAGGTAGCGATAATTGAAATGGGAGCGAATCACTTGGGAGAGATTGCCTTTCTATGTGATATCGCATTGCCAGATTATGGCCTGATTTCTAACGTTGGCAAAGCACATTTGGAGGGATTTGGTTCCTTTGAAGGAGTCATGGCAACCAAGGGTGAGCTTTATGATTTTCTTCAGGATCATGGGGGTGTAGTATTCTTGCAGGGAGATAATCCGTATTTGAAAACAATGGCGGCTGCACGATCTATCAAAACAATTGTCACTTATGGTTTCAGTGACACCAATGATGTTATTGGACGATTGGTCAAAGCGGACCCCTTGTTGCAAATTGAATGGTGTGAGCATACGACCGAGAATAAATACATTGTCAGCACACAGCTGACGGGCTCCTATAATACTGAAAACTTTTTGGCAGCAATTGCTGTAGCTAGATATTTCAATGTATCTCCAGTGCAGATCAACAAGGGAATAGAGCACTATGTTCCTAAGAATAATAGGTCGCAGATTACCAAGACGGGGCACAATACTGTAATCGCTGATTACTATAATGCCAACGCCAGTAGCATGGCTGCGGCATTGGATAATATAGAGGTAATAGACGCTCCTCGAAAAGTCATTATTTTGGGCGATATGTTCGAGATGGGGGGGGAGTCAGATGCTGAACACGAAAAAGTGGTGCAACGAGCAAAAGCGATTGGAGTCGAGCGACTGATATTTGTGGGAAAGGCATTTAAAAAGCAAGAGTATTTGGAGGCCGAGTTCTATGAAACGACGGCTGAGGCTAAACAGGCCTTGCAGGATCGACCCATTATTAATGGGACCATTCTTCTAAAGGGGTCGAGAGGGATGGCCTTCGAGAACCTGATGGAAATATTATAAGCAAAAAGGGAGTCGACTTGCTGACTCCCTTTTTGTTTCCTTACCCCGCTCGTCTCAACTCATCATCATTGGCGTTGGAGCGGTTTATTTCTCGTTTCTTTCCCTTTTTAAAATTGTAGCGCAAGGTCATACTGATTTGTTGGCTATTGGAGTATTTATATCGTGAGCGACGGATATTGTTGACGTAAGCATCATATTGAAATGCACCAGACTTGAAAAGGTCGTTCCCATTGAGCGATATCTGTAAGGTATCTTTAACGGCTTGGTAGGTAATCCCAGCGTGTTGCACAAATCGACGCTTGGTCTCCAATACACTTGCATTACTAGGCGAGCTATAGGAAGAATTTAAAGATAAAATCAATTTATTATTAGGGAGGATTTGGATTTGACTGTGGATCCCGGAGTTAACCTGGATGCCGCTAGTATCATCAATAAGGGCTAAATTCGACCCTCTTCTACTTGCTGAAAGCGAGATTTCGGGGGATAATTTCCATCTGTCCCATAAGTTGAAGTTTGTGCCAGCATATATGCTCACGATATCCTGATGCACAAAATTGTCCACTCGACTTTCTCGATGTCCCGTCGCGGTATCAATCTTCATGTATTCAGCGTAGATATCGCGTGCCGTGTAATAGTTGGCGTAGAAGGTCCATTTTTGCTTAAAAATATAGGTGAAAGTCAAATCATGATTGAAATAGGGCTGGAGTGAGGGGTTGCCATGGGAGTACTCGTATGCATTGGTATACCACGCGAAAGGGTTGACCCAAGAAAACTCTGGACGTTGGATTTTTTTTCCATAAGACAAATTGAGTGTATTGTTATCATCCTTGTTGAAGGACGCACTGATGGATGGGAAAAGTTGGGTATAGCTTTTCTTGGTGATGAGCGTATTCGTGAGACTATTGCCTTCGGTTTGTGTACTTTCTAGGCGAACTCCGCCTCGGAAGTCCCATTTTCCCACAGCTTTATTTCCCTGTAGATACACGGCTTGTATCTGTTCTTTGTACTGAAAGTTGTCAAATTTCTCTTCGTTGCGATTCCAAACATTGTTTAAAAGCTGGAAAAAAGAGGTTTCATTTTTGTTCTTATTGAAGATGATTTTTCCACCTACAACGATATTTAACCATTTATTCGGCATGTCCATTGCCAAATTAGCAGTTTTAATTGTTAGATTTTGATTATTGCCCGAGTAAAAGCGTTGTGCGGTGGAGGGTGCGGTTGCACCCAAGGTCATATTACTGAAATCTTGTTGTCTATCAAATTGGGTGGATACCTGTGCAAAATCAAAGGTCAACTTGTTATTACTTTTTCCAAACGTGTGCACATAGTTGAGATTAGAAGAAAGGTGACGATAATCTTGAGGGTTGGTCCCGGTAGTCAAGAGTGTAGAGTCCAGAGCATGCTGTAGGTTGTAGATGAAGGATTGATTATACTCTGAGGCGGTTGACGGACCTTTGTAATAGGAGAACGAGACATTTAGTGCATTATTGGAATCAGGAACATACTCTAAACCGCCAGTTGCCGAGAGGCTCTTCTCGTGGGTGATTTGTTCATTTTTGTCTTGCCATAGTCCAGATGAATAAAAAATATCATTTGTGCCATAGGTCCAATTTTTACCTTTTGCCAATCCGAAGGATCCCCACGTCTGCCATTTGCCAGCAAGCATGTTGAAATTTCCGCCAATTGCAGTGTTGGCATATTTGGACTTGGATTGCGTGACATGAGTTGAGGCGTTGATTCCTTTTTCCTTTAACTCTTTAAGTACAATATTGATGACTCCTCCTCTTGTGTCGGCATCATACTCAGCACCAGGGCTGTGGATGATTTCGAGTTTTTCGAGTGTATTTGCCGATAGGGAAGCGAGGTATGACGTAAGCTGCGCTCCGCTCATGTGAATTTTGCGGCCATTAATCCGAATTTCTGTTCCACTTTTCCCTAAAAGGTTGATTGCTTCTTCTTGCATTTGTACGGTTGGAGCGATCTTCATGATTTCCAAAATCGAACCCGTCTCTACGGTGTTAGGCATGAACTCCAGTTTCCCATTTTTAAAAGCGACCGTTGGTTTATACTTTCGAATCTCGACCTCTTCGAGTTCCTTTGACTGCCCGTCTTTCTCCAATACGATGGTCCCTAGCTCAACATTTGTATCACTCTTGACAACTGTTTCATATAATTTTTCATTTAGAAAAGTAATTGATAAACGGTATTCCCCTTTGGCTACAGATAGGTCAAACCTCCCTTTATCATCGGATGATGAAGCCGTCACTAGTTCATTGGGGCTTGTTGTTTTGGAGAGCATAATCACGGCAGATGCCAGTGGTGTGTGCTGATGGGTGTGAATGGTTCCGTAAATCTTTATTTGAGCTCCACAATAAGGCATTATACAGAGCGATAAAACGATAAAGACAAATTGCTTGTAAGAAATTTGCATGCTGAAGTCATGTTAGGTTGTCTATTTCTGTTAAAACTACAAGATTGTTATCCTTTTAATTGTTAAGGGAACGTTAAAAACCGTTAAAAGCAAAAAGGCGTGAGGAAATGTCCTCACGCCTTCATGTTTTGTCTATCAAAAATAACTTATTCGGTTACATCCAGATTCAATTGTTTTTCTTTATTGATGAGATTGGCTATACTGGTATCGTTTAAGATTTGTAGCATCGCATTGCGAACATCAATGAAAGTATCGCGAATTCCGCAGGCGTGTTCCTCGGTACACTCATCACAAGAGCGATAAAAGTTAAGGCTCACACAAGGGAGCAGTGCGATTGGCCCATCAATGAGGCGCATTACCTGCGAAAGATAGACGTCCTCTGGAGATTTATTGAGACTATATCCGCCACCGGCTCCTTTTTTGCTGTATAGGATGCCAGCATTGCGCATTTCTAATAAAATTTGCTCCAAGAATTTCTTTGGAATATTCTCTTCATCAGCAATTTTTACAATTTGCATCGGCTCTTTTCCGTAGTTGCGACCCAACACCATCAGTGCCTTTATTGCGTATTTTGTTTTCTTAGAAAGCATATATTAACTCCATTAATAAACCTCAAAAATAAGCAAATTAATTTCGATTTCTCTCATATTGACATTATTGACCCAAAACTTCGACAATTGGCTTGCCAATATTTCCATTTGGTTCAGTAATGTGTAGCAAAGAAGCAATCGTAGGTGCGATATCTGTGATGTGCACCACCTTGTTAGATGCTCCTGGCTTGATTCCCCAACCCATGAAGACTAATGGGATGTGGGAGTCGTATGGTGACCACGTACCGTGGGTAGTACCTGTAGATCGAGGTGTGCCTCCATACCATTGTGGCTCTAACACAATCTGTATTGGCCCGCTTCTCTTAGCATTGTATCCGTTGATGATACGCTCTCGTAAGGGTTGCGGTATAGCCATATTGTCTCCATTTTCTACATCAACAACATAGGCTATTCCTTCTTCTTTCTTCAATACTTTTATGATTTCGTCTTTTATCTTTCTTTCTTCTAGATTGGATTTTTCAATCAAGGAATAATTGAGGTGTACTTGATAATTTTCCAAGCTACGGACCAACTTGCTGACACCAAATTTATCTGACAGTGCTTGGTCTAGGTCTTTCATCACCTGACGCTCAAAGAAATAACCGCCATTGCCTTTCATATCCATGAAGTACCTAGAGTTGTATGATGCTCCGTGATCGGCTGTTAGGAACAATGTATAATTGCCCGTACCCACACTTTTGTCAAGGTAAGCAAAGAAATCTGCCAATTGTTGATCTAGGCGTAGATAGATGTCTTCGATCTCCACCGAGGTCAATGAGTAGCGGTGACCGACATAATCTGTTGCAGATAAACTGACGCAAAGGAAATCCGTATTTTTGGTCGGATTATTACCCATGTGCTCGTTATCAATGGCAGCTTTAGCCAGATCCAAGGTAAGTTGATTCCCGAAAGGTGTCGTCTTGATTAGCTCATACCCTTCGTCTTTCATTAGTTTGGACGTCAAATGCGGAAAAGCAGGTTTATCTTCTCCAGCCCATTTGCCTTCGTACACATTATCATCTGCTATACTGGAGGTATAAGTGGATATGTCATACAATGTATTCCAGTCTTGCTTTAGATATTTATCCGCTAATTTCTTTTTGTTGAAATCGTCTACCCATTTCGGTAATTGGTCCATATAGAAATTGCTCGTAATCCAATTGCCTGACTTGCTTTCAAACCAATAGGCAGCATTGGCAAAGTGTCCTGCGGGGAGTATACCTCCGCGGTCTTTCAATGCGATACCAATGACCTTTGACTTGAAGTTGGAAGCTAGGCGAAGCTGATCTGTAATCGTTGACGTCAATAGGTTGCGAGGAGACTGTTTTCCTTCTTTCGCTGTAGTACCCACACCCCTTACACTTGTGTCTTGCGTACAATACATCGGCTCACCGCTTTGCTCCATTATCCAATCGTTACCCGCGATTCCATGGATAGACGGCACACTACCCGTGTAGACGGAGCTGTGGCCAATAGCGGTGTACGTTGGGATATAATTTATGTAGGTATTCTGGCAGGTAAAGCCATCTTTTAACAGTCGTTTAAATCCCTCATTTCCATAGCGTTCGGCAAATCGATAAAGATAGTCCCATCTCATTTGGTCTACCATCAATCCGACGACCAATTTGGGACGCTCGGGTTGATTTTGCGCTTTTGCAGTTAGTCCCAACACTCCAATTGCGGCTAAGAAAAAAAGTCTTTTTAGCTTCATAATGTTATATTTATTTTTATTTCAAATGGTTCTTTAAATATTGTCCAGTGTAGGATTCGGCACATTTGGCCAAGTCATCCGGGGTACCCGCAAAAACGAGTTGACCGCCATTGTTACCTCCTTCCGGACCGATATCGATTACCCAGTCTGCACACTTGATCATATCCATGTTGTGCTCTATTACAAGGATGCTATTGCCCAGGGCAATTAGTGCGTCAAATGACTTGAGAAGCTTTTTGATATCGTTAAAGTGAAGGCCCGTCGTCGGTTCGTCAAAGATAAAAAGGGTCTTCTTGCTATTGTTACCCTTGATGAGGAATGATGCGAGTTTGATACGTTGCGCTTCACCACCGGATAGCGTACTAGAAGATTGGCCTAGTTTCACGTACCCAAGCCCTACGTCTTGAAGCGGTTGCAATCTAGCTGCAATCTTGTGCTGATCGGCAAAGAATAGGAGTGCTTCTTCGATGCTGAGATCTAGCACGTCCGATACGTTCTTTTCTTTATACTGGACATCGAGCACATGTGACTTAAAACGTTTCCCTCCACACGCTTCACAGGGCAGTACAATGTCGGCCATAAACTGCATCTCGATTTTTACTTCTCCCTCTCCTTGACACACGTCGCAGCGTCCACCCTCTACGTTGAATGAAAACGCGGCAGGTTTAAGGCCATTGGCTTTAGCAGCAGGTAAGTTAGCATACAGTGCCCTGACCTCATCCCAGGCTTTGACATAGGTCACCGGATTAGATCTGGAGGAGCGACCAATTGGATTTTGGTCGACCATTTCTACTTGTTCTATCTTGGAGATATCTCCCTCTATACCATCAAAGATCCCAGTTTGTTCACCAGAATAGTTCCCAATCACCTTTTGTACAGCCGGATAGAGTATTCTTTTGACAAGCGATGTTTTTCCCGAGCCAGAAACGCCCGATACAACCGTGAATACATTTAAAGGAAATGCTACATCGACCCCCTTCAGGTTATTCTCACGTGCACCGTTGATTTTGATACTATCGTGCCATTTGCGACGTTGCTGTGGAATGGCAATAGATTGTCTTCCACTTAAATATTCTCCAGTAAGACTTTTTTTGTTTTTTAATATCTGTTCATAGGTGCCCGCAAAAACAAGTTCACCTCCATTGATGCCCGCCTCAGGACCAATATCGATAAGATAGTCTGCTGCTTCCATCATCTCCTGCTCATGCTCTACTACAATCACAGTATTGCCCACATCCCTTAGGGACTTGAGTACACTGATCAGTCGTTGGGTATCCCTTGGATGTAGACCAATGGAGGGCTCATCCAAAACATAGATAGACCCCACTAGAGAGCTTCCCAGTGAAGTCGCAAGATTGATTCGCTGTGACTCCCCTCCCGACAGGGTATTGGAGAGACGATTCAGCGTTAAATAGCTCAACCCTACATCACAGAGAAACTGCAATCTATTTGTAATTTCTGCAAGCAATCGCTTTGCAATAATTTGTTCATTTTTGGTAAGCGATAGTCCTTGAAAGAATGTTAGGGCTTGATCCAAGGGGAGAAGTACGAGATCCGTAATGGATGTGTCAGCGACCTTTACATAAGTAGCATCTTTGCGAAGACGGGACCCTTTGCATTCTGGACAGTCAGTCTTCCCTCTATAGCGTGAGAGCATCACACGATACTGGATCTTATAGGTTTGCTCCTCTAGCTCTTGGAAGAACTCATTTAGGCCCTTGAAATAGCTGTTGCCCGCCCAGATCAATTCTTGTTGCTGAGGCGTCAAGTCGCCATATGCGCGGTGGATTGGAAAATCAAATTTAATAGCTGATTTAACCAGAACTTGTAACCATTCTCCCATTTTCTCCCCGCGCCATGGTGCGATAGCCCCATCATATATAGATCTGCTCTTATCAGGAATAACCAAGTCGGGGTCAATTCCGATTACTTTGCCGTATCCTTCACATCTACGACAGGCGCCATATGGATTGTTAAAACTGAAGAAATTAGCGGTAGGTTCTTCAAAGGTAATGCCGTCTAATTCGAATTTATCTGAAAATACGTGATTATCACCCTCGATATCGACTGTGCAGGTGCCTTTTCCCTCGAAAAATGCAGTCTGTATGGAATCGGCCAATCTGCTGATGGTCTCCTCTTCGCCATCGAGTTTCAAGCGGTCAATAACGATTTGGACTTCATCTTCTTTGAACGATTTATTGGAGACGGATTTGTCTTCGATAAGTTGTTCTATTTTTTGCATCTGCTCTTTATATCTGACCCTTACAAATCCTTTCTGAAGAAGAAGAGATAGCTCTTCTTTTAGTTTTCTATTATTTATAGGGATTAATGGACAGAAGATCGTGAGTGTAGTTCCTTCTGGATAAGTGGATATTTCGTCGACGACACTGCTCACGGTATCTTTGGTTACCTCTCTTCCAGAAATAGGAGAGAAAGTTTTTCCTATTCGAGCAAAAAGAAGTTTGAGGTAGTCATATATCTCGGTAGAGGTACCTACTGTTGATCTTGGATTGCTCGTGATAACACGTTGCTCGATTGCAATAGCGGGCGCAATTCCCTTGATGTAGTCTACTTCTGGTTTATTCATTCGCCCCATAAACTGTCGGGCATATGAAGACAAGCTCTCCACATATCGACGTTGTCCCTCGGCATATAAGGTATCAAAAGCTAAAGAAGACTTCCCGGATCCAGACATGCCGGTAATAACAATTAGCTTGTTTTTAGGAATACTCACGTCAATATTCTTCAAATTATTGACACGGGCACCTTTAATAAGTATGTGGGTTTTAGGATTGTTTTTTTCGATGTCTTGCATGCGGTGGTGACTTATCTTGCTGTTATTCAATCTGCTTCGTGAATAACAGCTGAACAAATTTAAGGAATAAAACTATTTAATGGGGTTTCTGATGGAGGAAAGTAAGTTGACAACAATATCTTTACATAAGCGTACGTATCAGTATAATCATTCTTCTTCTGTATCTTGCTCTTGAGGAGGCTCGAGATTGGCCAGTAACTTGGCGACTTCTCCTTCGGTTGCTGTCAATTTAGCTCGACAGATTTCGATAAGGTTAGCCGCTCTTTTTATTTTGTCGGATAGCTCGTCGATGTTAGTCGTTCCGGATTCGATATCTTGGACGATTAGTTGTAATTCGTTATAAGCTTCAGTATAGCTATAGTTCAGTTCCATGTTGTTGTTGTTTAATATCTACTACTGTACTCTCTATCATACCTTGGTCAAGCATCGTCTGAATGGTGTCTCCAGATTGGATGTCTGAGATGGAAGTAACAAGTTTTCCATTGACCTTAGTAATCGAAAATCCTCGCTTTAGGAGTTGAAATGGATCTGCCAGTCTCAATACACGGGCCGTATGGTCGAGTGAATTTTGTTGCTCCTTGAAACTTTGCTGAACCGTAATCAGAAGACTCCTCTCCAAGCCATTTACATCATTTTTGGCCTTTTGAATGGCATGTTGAGCGTTCCATTTGATCTCCGAAGCATGTTTGGAAAGCTTTTGGCGATGTTGCTCAAATAGCTGAGTGCTTCTATTTTGTATACTTCCGATAGCCTTGTCCAATGGAATGGCAAAGTTATGAAATTTTTGAATCAAAAAATCTGCAAGCTCACTCGGCGTAATGGCACTTTTATAGGCAACCATCTCCGTTACTGTCATATTGGTAGAATGACCGATGCCTGTTAAGATGGGCTTTGGAAATAAGGATACTGCCTTTGCCAATAGGTAATTGTTATAGCTGGAGAGGCCAACTTCTCCACCACCACCTCTAATGATGGCCACAACATCATATTCCTCGATATGCTCAGCGATAATACCGAGCTGCCGGATGATGGAGGGAATAGATTTGTCACCCTGCAACAAAGCCGGGTATAGGGTACATTCGAATCTATATCCCCACGGATTGTGATTGATGATGTTGTAAAAATCCGACAGGCCTTTGCTTGTCTCTACCGAGATAATCGCCAATCGTTTGGGGACCAGTGGAAAGGGACGTGCCTTGTTCGCGTCATATATCCCTTCGTCTTTTAATTTTCGAATACTTTCCAATTTCTCTTTTTCGAGTTCTCCCAAAGTAAATGTAGGGTCGATATCTACGATTTTGAGACTGAGCCCATACATAGGGTCAAAGGAAATTGCTGCTTGAAAGAGCATCGTAATCCCTTCACGAAGGGGTTCTTGTACTGTTTTAAGGAAATTTGTATTGATGCGATTGTAATCGGCCTTCCAGAGTATTGATCTAATTTCCGCTACTATTTTGCCATCCTTTTTCTCGACGAGTTCTGGGTAACAATGCCCAGAATGTGAATAGTGATTGAGCTTATTCATTTCTGCTTTAATCCAATACAGACTCTTATAACGATCGGCTATAGTCTTTTGGATACTACGGGTCACTTCCAGTAGCGAGAAGATGTGTTTGTTATCGATTAATTCCGGCATTTACCCAAACTTAGACAAAATTTTTTAATGCTAGCGAGTCTTACTCATTTCGAAATAATGATAAATGTGTGCATTATTTTGCGTATTTGACACAAAGATTTACATGAAAAAGAAAAATATATTGATTACTTTTATAGCTATAAACCCTAAATACAGCACAAGCATGAATATCCGACCTTTAAGATTATTGATGGCAGCATGCAGTATGTTGACAATACTACATGCGCATGGGCAATATAAGCAAGCATTTGTGAACAATACCGTACTACTCAATAATCAACAAGATATAGTACCTCTTGGTAAACTGGATGACTATCAGTTTGTATTTCTCACTGCCGATTTGGGCAAGATGGGCGACTTTGTGTCGCAGGCACGACGATATGCGGATTTTGAAGTGAAAAATCTAGACAGGGTAGATGAAAGTGCCAAGTACGCGAATACAGTTGTTGTAGCTTTGACCGAGGCTGATTTGACCGACCCCTTGATTCATCAATTGATGCAGGTCCGTAAAAACAATAAAAAGGTAATCTTGGTCTTATTCGGAAATGGGCAAGGGCTGTCCAAGCTAAATAATTTTGGGTCTCCTATTATTTTTGGAGAACATACAGATACGCAATCGCAAAAAAACGCAGCTATGACCCTATTCGGAGGACTTGCAAGCACAGCCAAACTGGAGAAGAACTATAGCTTCTACTATGCTAAAGGGGCGGGGTATAATACCAATCAAACAAGGCTTCAATACGCTGGTGGGCAAGGGAGTTCGCTTAACATCAATAAAATGTCTAAAAAGATAGATGCCATTGCTGCCGAAGCCATAGCCGGAATGGCTACTCCCGGAGCAGTGGTGATGGTCGTCAAGGATGGGCAGGTAATCTTAGAGAAGGGATATGGATATCATACTTATACGCGTGAACAGCCCACTGAGATTGGAAATATTTTTGACCTAGCTTCTATCAGTAAGATAGCGGGGACTACTCCTGTCATCATGAGACTGACTGAAGAGCATATTATTGATTTGGACAGTACTATTGGTCACTACCTATATCAAGCACAGCAGACCGACAAAAAAGATATCCCATTGCGTAGTGTGATGCTTCATGAAGC encodes:
- a CDS encoding serine hydrolase domain-containing protein, which encodes MKKKNILITFIAINPKYSTSMNIRPLRLLMAACSMLTILHAHGQYKQAFVNNTVLLNNQQDIVPLGKLDDYQFVFLTADLGKMGDFVSQARRYADFEVKNLDRVDESAKYANTVVVALTEADLTDPLIHQLMQVRKNNKKVILVLFGNGQGLSKLNNFGSPIIFGEHTDTQSQKNAAMTLFGGLASTAKLEKNYSFYYAKGAGYNTNQTRLQYAGGQGSSLNINKMSKKIDAIAAEAIAGMATPGAVVMVVKDGQVILEKGYGYHTYTREQPTEIGNIFDLASISKIAGTTPVIMRLTEEHIIDLDSTIGHYLYQAQQTDKKDIPLRSVMLHEAGFTPYIPFYRHLKAGDIQRTYSASHSVKVADSCYILNHYYRDVMWPEMLSSPVKPIGNYVYSDISMYVMKEVSEHQTGIPMEEYVQRNFYRPLGMKTAGYLPRDRFDKNRIIPTEDDTSFRKVLLQGYVHDQGAAMAGGVAGHAGLFATANDLAIYAQLLLNRGEYGGARYFKPETVDLFTSKQSKTSRRGLGFDRSDPDLKKEYPSKFVNASVYGHTGYTGTCIWIDPENQLIYIFLSNRVHPQVSNKLYDLNIRSRIQEAIYETIAESKKH